A genomic region of Pseudomonas frederiksbergensis contains the following coding sequences:
- a CDS encoding MarR family winged helix-turn-helix transcriptional regulator has product MKHFKPFDFHNCHLGLLLGRAALLKDRILDTHMEPHGITAAQFKVLIIMAQFGVDTPAELCRHLSLDSGSMTRMLDRLEQKGFLARQRSEGDRRQVQLVLTEEGQTLADRLPHIGAEAMNELAGAITPEELKTLEQILKKILLAAGDPITLLRVGDK; this is encoded by the coding sequence ATGAAACATTTCAAGCCGTTCGATTTTCACAATTGCCACCTCGGGCTTCTGCTGGGTCGCGCCGCCTTGCTCAAGGACCGGATCCTCGACACGCACATGGAACCCCACGGCATCACCGCCGCGCAGTTCAAGGTGCTGATCATCATGGCCCAGTTCGGCGTCGATACCCCGGCCGAACTGTGCCGTCACCTGTCGCTGGACAGCGGCTCCATGACCCGCATGCTCGATCGTCTGGAGCAGAAAGGTTTTCTCGCCCGCCAACGCTCCGAGGGCGACCGCCGTCAGGTGCAGCTGGTGCTGACCGAGGAAGGCCAGACGCTGGCCGATCGTCTGCCGCACATCGGTGCCGAGGCGATGAACGAACTGGCAGGCGCCATCACGCCAGAAGAGTTGAAAACCCTGGAACAGATCCTGAAGAAAATTTTGCTGGCAGCCGGTGATCCCATCACCTTGTTGCGGGTAGGTGACAAATGA
- a CDS encoding HlyD family efflux transporter periplasmic adaptor subunit translates to MATVETNPTPEDAQDTGNPGKRKFMLLVLTILVIVGGLAVWGWHELYGRWNENTDDAYVNGNVVEITPLVTGTVVSIGADDGDLVHEGQVLINFDPNDAQVALQNAQANLARTVRQVRGLYSNVDGMKAQVNAQKAEVQKAQDNFNRRKNLAAGGAISQEELSHARDDLTSAQNALANAQQQLATTSALVDDTVVSSHPDVQAAAAQVRQAYLNNARSTLIAPVTGYVAKRTVQLGQRVQPGTALMAVIPLDQLWIDANFKETQLRDMRIGQPVEIEADLYGSEVKYSGTIDSLGAGTGSAFALLPAQNATGNWIKIVQRVPVRIHINAEQLAEHPLRVGLSTMVNVNLRDQSGPVLAQQPPQKASFSTNVYDRQLADADAMITRLIHDNSSVASKTAQR, encoded by the coding sequence ATGGCCACTGTCGAAACCAACCCAACCCCTGAAGATGCCCAAGACACGGGCAATCCAGGCAAACGCAAATTCATGCTGCTGGTGCTGACGATCCTGGTGATTGTTGGCGGCCTCGCTGTTTGGGGCTGGCACGAGCTCTACGGACGCTGGAACGAAAATACCGACGATGCCTACGTCAACGGCAACGTGGTGGAAATCACGCCTCTGGTCACCGGCACGGTTGTCAGCATCGGTGCCGACGACGGCGATCTGGTTCATGAAGGTCAGGTGCTGATCAACTTCGACCCGAACGACGCGCAAGTCGCTCTGCAAAATGCCCAGGCCAATCTGGCCCGCACGGTGCGCCAGGTGCGCGGCCTGTACAGCAACGTTGACGGCATGAAAGCCCAGGTCAATGCACAGAAAGCTGAAGTGCAGAAGGCTCAGGATAACTTTAATCGCCGGAAGAATCTGGCGGCGGGCGGGGCGATTTCCCAGGAAGAACTGTCCCACGCACGGGATGACCTGACCTCGGCGCAAAACGCCCTGGCCAACGCTCAGCAGCAACTCGCCACCACCAGCGCGCTGGTCGACGACACCGTGGTTTCGTCTCATCCAGACGTCCAGGCCGCCGCTGCACAAGTGCGTCAGGCTTACCTGAACAACGCCCGCAGCACACTGATCGCACCGGTCACCGGTTACGTCGCCAAGCGCACCGTACAGCTGGGTCAACGGGTTCAGCCGGGGACTGCGCTGATGGCGGTTATCCCATTGGATCAACTGTGGATCGACGCCAACTTCAAGGAAACCCAACTGCGTGACATGCGCATCGGTCAGCCGGTGGAGATCGAAGCCGACCTCTACGGCAGCGAAGTGAAATACAGCGGCACTATCGACAGCCTTGGCGCCGGGACCGGCAGCGCGTTTGCCTTGCTGCCGGCGCAAAACGCGACGGGTAACTGGATCAAGATTGTTCAGCGGGTGCCGGTACGGATTCACATCAATGCCGAACAATTGGCCGAGCACCCATTGCGGGTTGGCCTGTCGACGATGGTCAACGTCAACCTGCGCGACCAGAGTGGCCCGGTATTGGCGCAACAGCCGCCGCAAAAGGCCTCGTTCAGCACCAACGTCTACGACCGTCAGTTGGCTGACGCCGACGCGATGATCACTCGCCTGATCCACGACAACAGTTCAGTGGCGAGCAAAACGGCTCAACGCTGA